From one Amycolatopsis sp. FDAARGOS 1241 genomic stretch:
- a CDS encoding manganese efflux pump, translated as MSLEFLPLIALAFGLSLDNFRSSIAIGTIPFGWRRAVQVAIVFGVWDAVSPLLGGLIGHFLGDFLGDWADYIGAAALGLYGIYFIVGAIRHPEPEEEDLDHPWVTLFGMPLSLSVDNFVAGAGLGIAGFSLIVPMATFGIMTVIMSFAGLFVGRMAAKVVRIRADLFCGISLVSAAILLPLVFD; from the coding sequence GTGTCTCTTGAATTTCTTCCGCTGATAGCGCTCGCCTTTGGGCTCAGTCTCGACAATTTTCGCTCGTCGATCGCTATCGGAACCATTCCTTTCGGCTGGCGTCGCGCCGTGCAGGTCGCCATCGTCTTCGGAGTGTGGGACGCCGTGAGTCCGCTGCTGGGCGGGTTGATCGGGCACTTCCTGGGTGACTTCCTCGGGGACTGGGCCGACTACATCGGGGCGGCCGCGTTGGGTCTGTATGGCATCTACTTCATCGTCGGGGCGATCCGGCACCCGGAGCCGGAAGAAGAAGACCTGGACCATCCGTGGGTGACGCTCTTCGGCATGCCACTTTCGCTGAGCGTCGACAATTTCGTCGCCGGTGCCGGTCTGGGGATCGCCGGGTTTTCCCTCATCGTCCCGATGGCGACCTTCGGCATCATGACGGTGATCATGTCGTTCGCCGGGCTCTTCGTCGGGCGCATGGCCGCCAAGGTCGTTCGGATCCGCGCCGACTTGTTCTGCGGTATCTCGCTCGTCAGCGCGGCGATCCTGCTACCACTCGTCTTCGACTGA